From one Halomarina ordinaria genomic stretch:
- a CDS encoding extracellular solute-binding protein, with protein MTMDRRTVLKNLGVVSGIGALAGCVGVQEQGEPGSSGGGSGNDSGNGSSDSGPSGTATVWYSLSESEKDEREAAIQRFEEQANHSIENSDISDMEKKTTSAIPAGQGPHTFEWAHDWIGDYVDRGFIADRGDELEVELDQFTEAAADAVQFDGGVYGLPHDSETVTLIYNTDLVDEAPESIEEMRSTMEEFHDPGNDQYGLSYPFNDPYFVSPWLQAFGGHLFDPEADEELGVASDEVVQGAQFAVDNFVPYMPNDPQYEPQASVFAEGNAAFAINGPWYLSTLNEKDVDYEVTTLPSPEDGSPTPYTGITIWYFATAMEDGGDDAVAARDFIEWYVTNEELLLENAEEQGSIPVLQSLVGGDDLPDTVQGFAEAVEQGVPMPTDPRMNQVWDPVKSALTKMFNGDAEPEPAMKQAAKQIRSNWE; from the coding sequence ATGACAATGGATCGCAGGACCGTCCTGAAGAATCTCGGCGTCGTCAGCGGTATCGGGGCGCTCGCGGGGTGTGTCGGTGTACAGGAGCAGGGGGAACCCGGATCGTCCGGTGGCGGTAGCGGGAACGACTCCGGCAACGGGTCGTCTGACTCCGGGCCCTCGGGCACCGCAACGGTGTGGTACTCGCTCTCGGAGTCGGAGAAAGACGAACGCGAGGCGGCGATACAGCGGTTCGAGGAGCAGGCGAACCACAGTATCGAGAACTCGGACATCTCCGACATGGAGAAGAAGACGACGAGCGCCATCCCCGCCGGGCAGGGACCGCACACGTTCGAGTGGGCCCACGACTGGATCGGCGACTACGTCGACCGCGGGTTCATCGCCGACCGGGGTGACGAGTTGGAGGTCGAACTCGACCAGTTCACCGAGGCCGCGGCCGACGCAGTCCAGTTCGACGGCGGCGTGTACGGACTCCCGCACGACTCCGAGACGGTGACGCTCATCTACAACACCGACCTCGTCGACGAGGCCCCCGAGAGCATCGAGGAGATGCGGTCGACGATGGAGGAGTTCCACGACCCCGGGAACGACCAGTACGGCCTGAGCTACCCGTTCAACGACCCGTACTTCGTCAGCCCGTGGCTGCAGGCGTTCGGCGGCCACCTCTTCGACCCCGAAGCCGACGAGGAGCTCGGCGTCGCGAGCGACGAGGTCGTCCAGGGCGCGCAGTTCGCCGTCGACAACTTCGTCCCGTACATGCCGAACGACCCCCAGTACGAACCGCAGGCGTCGGTGTTCGCCGAGGGTAACGCCGCCTTCGCCATCAACGGGCCGTGGTATCTCTCGACGCTCAACGAGAAGGACGTCGACTACGAGGTCACGACGCTGCCCTCGCCGGAGGACGGCAGCCCGACGCCGTACACGGGCATCACCATCTGGTACTTCGCGACGGCGATGGAGGACGGCGGCGACGACGCCGTCGCCGCGCGCGACTTCATCGAGTGGTACGTCACGAACGAGGAGCTCCTCCTGGAGAACGCCGAAGAGCAGGGCAGTATCCCGGTGCTCCAGAGCCTCGTCGGGGGCGACGACCTCCCCGACACCGTGCAGGGCTTCGCCGAGGCCGTCGAGCAGGGCGTTCCGATGCCGACAGACCCCCGAATGAATCAGGTCTGGGACCCGGTGAAGAGCGCGCTCACGAAGATGTTCAACGGTGACGCCGAGCCCGAGCCGGCGATGAAGCAGGCCGCAAAGCAGATCCGCAGCAACTGGGAGTAA
- a CDS encoding ABC transporter ATP-binding protein, with protein MGTVTLDNLGKKFDNGRIVAVDDVSLDVADGEFVTVVGPSGCGKSTTLRMLAGLEQPTSGRITIDGEDVTDVHARKRDVAMVFQNYALYPHKTVRQNMAFGLRMSTDLSKDERDQRVRETAEMMGIEELLDDRPNELSGGQKQRVALGRAIVREPDVFLFDEPLSNLDAKLRTTMRTEIQRLQNDLGTTSIYVTHDQEEAMTMGDRIVILKDGELQQVGRPKEVYRTPVNAFVGGFVGSPSMNFIDVRASVSGDTVRLQDDSGRFDYTVSATDVPNVDDSDRIRFGIRPEDVSVVDDGPGIPTTVEVVEPIGSDNYLYLDLAADFIARVDSDVEPEPDDGVTVAFDESDVHLFDGETGESLTFERRTETVTTPSA; from the coding sequence ATGGGCACTGTAACGCTCGATAATCTCGGAAAGAAGTTCGACAACGGCCGGATCGTCGCTGTCGACGACGTTTCCCTCGACGTCGCAGACGGCGAGTTCGTAACTGTCGTCGGTCCCTCGGGGTGTGGGAAGTCGACGACGTTGCGGATGCTCGCGGGGCTGGAGCAACCGACCTCGGGCCGTATCACGATCGACGGCGAGGACGTGACCGACGTCCACGCCCGCAAGCGCGACGTGGCGATGGTGTTCCAGAACTACGCGCTCTACCCGCACAAGACGGTCCGTCAGAACATGGCGTTCGGTCTCCGGATGAGCACCGACCTCTCGAAGGACGAGCGCGACCAGCGCGTCCGTGAGACGGCCGAGATGATGGGTATCGAGGAGCTGCTCGACGACCGCCCGAACGAGCTCTCGGGCGGGCAGAAACAGCGCGTCGCGCTCGGCCGCGCCATCGTCCGCGAACCCGACGTGTTCCTCTTCGACGAACCCCTGTCGAACCTGGACGCGAAGCTCCGGACGACGATGCGCACCGAGATCCAGCGCCTCCAGAACGACCTCGGGACCACCTCCATCTACGTCACCCACGACCAGGAGGAGGCGATGACGATGGGCGACCGTATCGTCATCCTCAAAGACGGCGAGCTCCAGCAGGTCGGCCGGCCGAAAGAGGTGTACCGAACCCCCGTCAACGCGTTCGTCGGCGGGTTCGTCGGTTCGCCGTCGATGAACTTCATCGACGTTCGGGCCAGCGTCTCCGGCGACACCGTGCGCCTCCAAGACGACTCGGGTCGCTTCGACTACACGGTCAGCGCTACCGACGTCCCGAACGTCGACGACAGCGACCGAATTCGGTTCGGAATCCGCCCGGAGGACGTGTCCGTCGTCGACGACGGGCCCGGCATCCCGACGACGGTCGAAGTCGTCGAACCCATCGGCAGCGACAACTACCTCTATCTCGACCTCGCAGCCGATTTCATCGCCCGCGTCGACTCCGACGTCGAACCCGAACCCGACGACGGCGTCACCGTCGCCTTCGACGAGTCGGACGTCCACCTCTTCGACGGCGAGACGGGCGAGTCGCTCACGTTCGAGCGGCGAACCGAGACCGTGACGACGCCGTCGGCGTAA